In Helicoverpa zea isolate HzStark_Cry1AcR chromosome 3, ilHelZeax1.1, whole genome shotgun sequence, the following proteins share a genomic window:
- the LOC124629436 gene encoding uncharacterized protein LOC124629436, which translates to MKVLIAFALFLAAVIPLDGENNVVSGDDKKSRKHYGLSYHNKCKDFVKTFTCMTSCKSIGFQVFRMDFKCKCYCHELKTTTILPFFKWRTNGTTKTWAKTHSPSLYHVIGTLSPATYPDYGDLEGNDTMANDTSTGNDTTSVAAGGENSTEAAGGGSTGENDGAGGNGTDGTGAVATDGTAGATT; encoded by the exons ATGAAGGTGCTAATCGCGTTCGCATTATTCCTGGCTGCAGTTATACCATTGGATGGAGAGAACAACGTCGTCAGCG GTGATGATAAAAAATCAAGAAAGCATTATGGGTTGAGTTATCATAACAAATGCAAAGATTTTGTTAAAACTTTTACATGCATGACTTCATGTAAAAGCATTGGCTTCCAAGTATTTAGGATGGATTtcaaatgtaaatgttattgtCACGAGTTGAAGACTACGACAATATTACCTTTCTTTAAGTGGCGAACTAATGGTACCACGAAGACCTGGGCAAAGACTCATAGCCCGAGTTTATACCACGTTATTGGCACCCTGTCGCCTGCGACCTATCCTGACTATGGAGACCTGGAGGGTAATGATACAATGGCTAACGACACGAGCACTGGTAACGACACGACGAGTGTCGCAGCAGGCGGCGAGAACAGCACGGAGGCGGCGGGCGGGGGCAGCACAGGCGAGAATGATGGGGCCGGTGGCAACGGCACCGATGGCACCGGTGCCGTTGCCACCGATGGCACAGCTGGCGCAACAACGTAg
- the LOC124646348 gene encoding uncharacterized protein LOC124646348, translating to MNELLLLLSFMLTRCSIISVIGETSDVAILPLGTLEDFTFPNETIMNDINITKILRYGFHDTQKCKKFERAYACIHLCLSKGYDIARSNKDCFCKCYKDKNKQKYFPRPINKWKMPTTKTPFWANPNPVPLAQVDDQEEQIDILKQPCNETGANNTQEIMDQESYNTTANDTLSPGNITEDNSTTDSTETNEPEQTGETETGETEADNQ from the exons ATGAATGAACTCCTATTGTTGTTGTCTTTTATGCTTACAAGATGTTCTATAATATCAGTTATTGGAGAAACATCCGATG TTGCAATACTGCCACTTGGGACTCTTGAGGATT ttaCGTTTCCAAATGAGACTATTATGAATG ACATCAACATAACAAAGATACTTCGTTATGGCTTCCACGACACACAGAAATGTAAAAAATTTGAGAGAGCTTACGCTTGTATACATTTGTGCTTATCAAAGGGTTACGACATTGCTCGTTCTAATAAGGATTGCTTTTGTAAATGTTACAAGgataaaaataagcaaaaatatttccCAAGACCAATCAACAAATGGAAGATGCCAACAACGAAGACACCATTCTGGGCAAACCCTAATCCTGTTCCTTTAGCACAAGTGGACGACCAGGAGGAACAAATTGACATTTTAAAGCAACCGTGTAATGAAACAGGAGCTAATAATACACAGGAGATAATGGACCAAGAATCATACAACACTACCGCTAATGATACTTTGTCACCTGGGAACATAACTGAGGATAACAGCACAACTGATTCAACTGAGACAAATGAACCTGAACAGACAGGAGAAACAGAGACAGGAGAAACAGAGGCAGATAACCAATAA